In the genome of Vicia villosa cultivar HV-30 ecotype Madison, WI linkage group LG7, Vvil1.0, whole genome shotgun sequence, one region contains:
- the LOC131620032 gene encoding ras-related protein Rab-2-B-like, which yields MSYAYLFKFIIIGDTGVGKSCLQLQFTDNRFQPVHDVTIGVEFGLRMITIDSKPIKLQIGDTAGQEMFRSITRSYYRGAAGALLVYDITRRETFDHLATWLEDARQHASSSMIIMLIGNKSDLSKKRVVSTEEGEKFAKENGLIFMEVSAKSAKNVEEAFVKTAGAIYRKMKHGEFDKLNETQGIKIGYDEPLVGRVHKLPSVFGGSCCT from the coding sequence ATGTCTTATGCATACCTCTTCAAATTCATAATAATCGGAGACACCGGAGTCGGGAAATCATGCCTTCAACTTCAATTCACGGACAACCGCTTTCAACCTGTCCATGACGTAACAATTGGCGTCGAATTCGGCTTAAGGATGATCACCATTGATAGTAAACCAATCAAGTTACAAATAGGGGACACAGCAGGTCAAGAGATGTTCAGATCGATAACAAGATCATACTATAGAGGAGCTGCAGGTGCATTACTTGTTTATGATATAACAAGGAGAGAAACATTTGATCACTTAGCTACTTGGTTAGAAGATGCAAGGCAACATGCGAGTTCGAGTATGATCATTATGTTAATCGGAAACAAATCTGATCTAAGTAAGAAGCGCGTTGTAAGTACTGAAGAAGGCGAGAAGTTTGCCAAGGAGAATGGTTTGATCTTCATGGAGGTTTCGGCGAAAAGTGCAAAAAATGTTGAAGAAGCCTTCGTAAAAACAGCTGGAGCAATATATAGAAAGATGAAACATGGAGAATTTGATAAGTTGAATGAAACTCAGGGAATCAAAATTGGATATGATGAACCATTGGTGGGTAGGGTTCATAAGCTCCCTTCTGTTTTTGGTGGAAGCTGCTGCACTTGA